A window of the Chloroflexota bacterium genome harbors these coding sequences:
- a CDS encoding response regulator → MRRIKEGIYPPGSRLPGGAGLALEFGVALMTVRQALDALVDKGYIVRKQGKGTFVVSPVGRKRVLVADDDPGLRELLNDIITGEGYEVVAVEDGEGAVAAVAGDGGFALAFLDIRMPRIGGLEAMMEMKKLSPQTVVVIVTGYAEDLALLDRSQVWPLTVIRKPFHIQQVIDALRLVGRREV, encoded by the coding sequence TTGAGGCGGATAAAGGAGGGGATATATCCGCCGGGGTCCCGCCTTCCTGGTGGGGCGGGGCTGGCGTTGGAGTTCGGGGTAGCCCTGATGACGGTAAGGCAGGCCCTGGATGCTCTGGTGGATAAGGGGTACATCGTCAGAAAACAGGGGAAGGGGACCTTTGTCGTTTCCCCGGTGGGGAGAAAGAGGGTCCTTGTGGCCGATGACGACCCCGGGTTGAGGGAGCTCCTGAATGATATCATCACCGGGGAGGGTTATGAGGTGGTGGCGGTGGAGGATGGGGAGGGGGCGGTGGCGGCCGTGGCCGGGGATGGCGGCTTTGCCCTGGCCTTCCTGGATATCCGTATGCCACGGATTGGGGGTCTGGAGGCTATGATGGAAATGAAGAAGCTCTCCCCGCAGACTGTGGTGGTCATCGTTACCGGCTATGCCGAGGACCTGGCCCTTCTGGACAGGAGCCAGGTATGGCCTCTCACCGTTATCCGCAAGCCCTTTCATATACAGCAGGTAATAGACGCCCTCCGCCTGGTGGGCCGGAGAGAGGTGTAA